In the Ictalurus punctatus breed USDA103 chromosome 7, Coco_2.0, whole genome shotgun sequence genome, one interval contains:
- the ache gene encoding acetylcholinesterase isoform X1 translates to MKILLLPIILTIFFIHHSLAQSESELTVTTRLGRVQGIRLPVPDRSHVVAFLGIPFAEPPVGKMRFKPAEPKKPWNDVFEAKNYSNACYQYVDTSYPGFPGTEMWNPNRNMSEDCLYLNIWVPASPRPHNLTVMVWIYGGGFYSGSSSLDVYDGRYLAHSEKVVVVSMNYRLGAFGFLALNGSSEAPGNVGLLDQRMALQWVQDNIQFFGGNAKQVTIFGESAGGASVGMHLLSPESRPKFTRAIMQSGVPNSPWATVSFDEARRRATKLAKLVGCPDDDDTELIDCLRNKQPQELIDQEFQALPYSSLFRFSFVPVVDGVVLPDTPEAMLSSGNFKDTQILLGVNQDEGSYFLIYGAPGFSKDNDSLISREDFLQGVRMSVPHANDIGLEAVILQYTDWMDEDNPLKNREAMDDIVGDHNVICPLQYFARSYAQYSSNPALPGTTGQGNFGWANSGLASNSGHAQVAVYLYLFDHRASNLAWPEWMGVIHGYEIEFVFGLPLEKRLNYTAEEEKLSRRMMRYWANFARTGNPNINIDGSIENRRRWPLFTATEQKHVGLNTDAMKVHKGLKTQLCALWNRFLPRLLNITDNFDDAERQWKAEFHRWSSYMMHWKSQFDHYSKQERCTDL, encoded by the exons ATGAAAATCTTACTCCTCCCTATTATTctcactattttttttatccaccaTTCCCTTGCACAAAGTGAATCTGAGCTTACAGTAACAACTAGGTTAGGTCGTGTCCAGGGTATACGCTTGCCCGTCCCAGATCGAAGCCATGTTGTTGCCTTTCTGGGTATTCCATTTGCAGAACCTCCTGTAGGAAAAATGCGTTTTAAACCAGCTGAGCCTAAAAAGCCATGGAATGATGTGTTCGAAGCCAAAAATTATTCCAATGCTTGCTACcagtatgtggacacctcaTATCCTGGCTTTCCTGGCACCGAAATGTGGAACCCCAACAGGAATATGAGTGAGGATTGCTTATACTTAAACATCTGGGTTCCTGCTTCCCCTCGGCCACACAACCTCACTGTTATGGTATGGATATATGGCGGTGGCTTCTACAGTGGTTCCTCTTCTCTAGATGTGTATGATGGTCGCTACCTGGCACATTCTGAGAAGGTGGTGGTGGTCTCTATGAACTATCGTTTGGGTGCTTTCGGCTTCCTTGCCCTTAATGGCTCCTCTGAGGCTCCTGGAAATGTGGGACTGCTAGACCAGAGAATGGCACTCCAATGGGTCCAGGACAATATTCAGTTTTTTGGAGGCAATGCTAAGCAGGTGACCATTTTTGGGGAGAGTGCAGGTGGAGCCTCGGTTGGCATGCATCTTCTGTCTCCAGAGAGTCGCCCCAAATTCACTCGTGCCATTATGCAAAGTGGTGTGCCAAATAGCCCTTGGGCTACAGTCAGCTTTGATGAGGCACGAAGGAGGGCCACCAAGCTGGCCAAACTGGTAGGCTGtcctgatgatgatgacacTGAGCTAATTGACTGCCTTAGGAACAAGCAACCACAGGAGCTTATTGACCAGGAGTTCCAGGCACTCCCATATAGCAGCCTGTTCCGTTTTTCGTTTGTGcctgtggttgatggtgttgtGCTTCCTGATACCCCTGAGGCCATGTTGAGCTCAGGCAACTTCAAGGATACTCAAATTCTTTTGGGTGTAAACCAGGATGAAGGGTCTTATTTCTTGATTTATGGTGCACCAGGTTTCAGCAAGGACAATGATAGTCTGATCTCACGGGAGGACTTTCTACAAGGTGTTAGAATGAGTGTTCCTCATGCCAATGATATTGGATTGGAGGCAGTTATCCTTCAATACACAGATTGGATGGATGAAGACAACCCTCTGAAAAACCGCGAGGCAATGGATGACATTGTGGGAGACCATAATGTAATCTGCCCTTTGCAGTACTTTGCAAGATCCTATGCTCAATACAGTTCTAACCCTGCTCTGCCAGGAACAACAGGTCAAGGAAACTTTGGTTGGGCCAATTCAGGCCTAGCAAGCAACAGCGGCCATGCACAAG TTGCTGTGTATCTCTACCTCTTTGACCATCGAGCCTCTAACCTGGCCTGGCCTGAGTGGATGGGTGTGATCCATGGCTATGAAATTGAATTTGTGTTTGGCCTGCCTTTGGAGAAGAGGCTTAACTACACTGCAGAAGAGGAGAAGCTCAGTCGACGTATGATGAGATACTGGGCTAATTTTGCTCGTACTGG CAATCCCAATATCAACATTGATGGATCCATAGAGAACCGACGCAGATGGCCTCTCTTCACAGCAACAGAACAGAAGCATGTGGGCCTAAACACAGATGCAATGAAGGTGCACAAAGGACTGAAAACACAGCTATGTGCCCTGTGGAACCGGTTTCTGCCTCGCCTACTTAACATTACTG ATAACTTTGATGATGCCGAACGGCAATGGAAGGCAGAGTTCCACCGCTGGAGCTCCTACATGATGCATTGGAAGAGCCAGTTTGATCACTACAGCAAGCAGGAGCGTTGTACAGACCTGTAG
- the ache gene encoding acetylcholinesterase isoform X2, producing MKILLLPIILTIFFIHHSLAQSESELTVTTRLGRVQGIRLPVPDRSHVVAFLGIPFAEPPVGKMRFKPAEPKKPWNDVFEAKNYSNACYQYVDTSYPGFPGTEMWNPNRNMSEDCLYLNIWVPASPRPHNLTVMVWIYGGGFYSGSSSLDVYDGRYLAHSEKVVVVSMNYRLGAFGFLALNGSSEAPGNVGLLDQRMALQWVQDNIQFFGGNAKQVTIFGESAGGASVGMHLLSPESRPKFTRAIMQSGVPNSPWATVSFDEARRRATKLAKLVGCPDDDDTELIDCLRNKQPQELIDQEFQALPYSSLFRFSFVPVVDGVVLPDTPEAMLSSGNFKDTQILLGVNQDEGSYFLIYGAPGFSKDNDSLISREDFLQGVRMSVPHANDIGLEAVILQYTDWMDEDNPLKNREAMDDIVGDHNVICPLQYFARSYAQYSSNPALPGTTGQGNFGWANSGLASNSGHAQVAVYLYLFDHRASNLAWPEWMGVIHGYEIEFVFGLPLEKRLNYTAEEEKLSRRMMRYWANFARTGNPNINIDGSIENRRRWPLFTATEQKHVGLNTDAMKVHKGLKTQLCALWNRFLPRLLNITDIHHQHMDTGTVNLRNWEC from the exons ATGAAAATCTTACTCCTCCCTATTATTctcactattttttttatccaccaTTCCCTTGCACAAAGTGAATCTGAGCTTACAGTAACAACTAGGTTAGGTCGTGTCCAGGGTATACGCTTGCCCGTCCCAGATCGAAGCCATGTTGTTGCCTTTCTGGGTATTCCATTTGCAGAACCTCCTGTAGGAAAAATGCGTTTTAAACCAGCTGAGCCTAAAAAGCCATGGAATGATGTGTTCGAAGCCAAAAATTATTCCAATGCTTGCTACcagtatgtggacacctcaTATCCTGGCTTTCCTGGCACCGAAATGTGGAACCCCAACAGGAATATGAGTGAGGATTGCTTATACTTAAACATCTGGGTTCCTGCTTCCCCTCGGCCACACAACCTCACTGTTATGGTATGGATATATGGCGGTGGCTTCTACAGTGGTTCCTCTTCTCTAGATGTGTATGATGGTCGCTACCTGGCACATTCTGAGAAGGTGGTGGTGGTCTCTATGAACTATCGTTTGGGTGCTTTCGGCTTCCTTGCCCTTAATGGCTCCTCTGAGGCTCCTGGAAATGTGGGACTGCTAGACCAGAGAATGGCACTCCAATGGGTCCAGGACAATATTCAGTTTTTTGGAGGCAATGCTAAGCAGGTGACCATTTTTGGGGAGAGTGCAGGTGGAGCCTCGGTTGGCATGCATCTTCTGTCTCCAGAGAGTCGCCCCAAATTCACTCGTGCCATTATGCAAAGTGGTGTGCCAAATAGCCCTTGGGCTACAGTCAGCTTTGATGAGGCACGAAGGAGGGCCACCAAGCTGGCCAAACTGGTAGGCTGtcctgatgatgatgacacTGAGCTAATTGACTGCCTTAGGAACAAGCAACCACAGGAGCTTATTGACCAGGAGTTCCAGGCACTCCCATATAGCAGCCTGTTCCGTTTTTCGTTTGTGcctgtggttgatggtgttgtGCTTCCTGATACCCCTGAGGCCATGTTGAGCTCAGGCAACTTCAAGGATACTCAAATTCTTTTGGGTGTAAACCAGGATGAAGGGTCTTATTTCTTGATTTATGGTGCACCAGGTTTCAGCAAGGACAATGATAGTCTGATCTCACGGGAGGACTTTCTACAAGGTGTTAGAATGAGTGTTCCTCATGCCAATGATATTGGATTGGAGGCAGTTATCCTTCAATACACAGATTGGATGGATGAAGACAACCCTCTGAAAAACCGCGAGGCAATGGATGACATTGTGGGAGACCATAATGTAATCTGCCCTTTGCAGTACTTTGCAAGATCCTATGCTCAATACAGTTCTAACCCTGCTCTGCCAGGAACAACAGGTCAAGGAAACTTTGGTTGGGCCAATTCAGGCCTAGCAAGCAACAGCGGCCATGCACAAG TTGCTGTGTATCTCTACCTCTTTGACCATCGAGCCTCTAACCTGGCCTGGCCTGAGTGGATGGGTGTGATCCATGGCTATGAAATTGAATTTGTGTTTGGCCTGCCTTTGGAGAAGAGGCTTAACTACACTGCAGAAGAGGAGAAGCTCAGTCGACGTATGATGAGATACTGGGCTAATTTTGCTCGTACTGG CAATCCCAATATCAACATTGATGGATCCATAGAGAACCGACGCAGATGGCCTCTCTTCACAGCAACAGAACAGAAGCATGTGGGCCTAAACACAGATGCAATGAAGGTGCACAAAGGACTGAAAACACAGCTATGTGCCCTGTGGAACCGGTTTCTGCCTCGCCTACTTAACATTACTG ATATTCACCATCAGCACATGGACACAGGAACAGTGAACTTGAGAAATTGGGAATGTTAG
- the zgc:92664 gene encoding chromatin complexes subunit BAP18 translates to MTSASTKVGEIFSAAGAAFTKLGELTMQLHPVADSSPAGAQIKTTVKRKLYEDSGVPLSSESPKKSTKKVPVAMAPPPPPTVIAVPTSQVMVTTGLQGPSTGSACKKPKTADVTLSALNDSDVNSDLVDIEGLGDSSATKKLNFDQESLNLDSSLIMNSSDLPLLSR, encoded by the exons ATGACCTCGGCATCAACAAAG GTTGGTGAGATCTTCTCTGCAGCAGGCGCTGCTTTTACTAAACTAGGGGAGCTCACCATGCAGCTGCACCCGGTGGCGGACTCGAGTCCAGCAGG GGCACAAATCAAGACCACGGTCAAACGGAAGCTTTATGAAGACAGCGGAGTTCCTTTGTCTTCTGAGTCACCAAAGAAAAGTACGAAGAAGGTCCCAGTTGCCATGGCTCCCCCTCCACCACCCACAGTCATAGCTGTGCCAACATCTCAGGTCATGGTTACGACAGGCTTACAGGGTCCTTCTACAGGCTCAGCCTGTAAGAAGCCCAAAACAGCAG ATGTCACTCTCAGTGCTCTGAATGATTCAGATGTGAACAGCGATCTTGTGGACATCGAGGGACTCGGTGACAGCTCTGCGACAAAAAAGCTCAACTTTGATCAAG AAAGTCTGAATCTTGACTCAAGTCTCATCATGAACTCCAGTGACCTGCCTCTCCTGTCCCGCTGA
- the si:dkey-6n21.13 gene encoding P2Y purinoceptor 3, translated as MVTDTPTGLSETGQGGDTFFLFSSNSSSAASCNIDESYKYIFLPICYSFTFVFSISLNSVVLYRSFRRTKHWNVSLIYMVNLATTDFMYGLSLPFLVASYIMHDNWVFGDFMCRLVRFLFYFNLYCSIFFLTCISVHRYLGICHPMRTITLETKRAVKGTCILVWLAVFALTCPIFRFAQTELLSRRKDSGAIEVLEVDGDTQKSNISPNAEMFHNCWDDAIDKEFQDYVPYGITLHLLGFFVPFSIIAWCYSRVVMTIFRTLHSQTPANEPRTRQGSKAGARGEGMSIILGAHSPYVNRRRKSIKTIITITLLFALCFFPFHVTRTIFLVLKVTSRVQCHTMQMVSICYKITRPLASFNAWLNALLYFLTKEKSGPCCNKPPPSRHGLLWPLRMLGKGGNQEEEAEEAVNHKNNELKAENNIFTDLP; from the coding sequence ATGGTGACGGACACTCCTACAGGCCTGTCCGAAACAGGACAAGGAGGTGACacctttttcctcttttcatcTAATTCCTCTAGTGCTGCCTCCTGCAACATTGATGAGTCCTACAAGTACATCTTCCTTCCTATCTGTTATTCCTTCACATTTGTCTTTAGTATCAGCCTCAATTCGGTGGTGCTCTATCGCTCTTTTCGCCGTACCAAGCACTGGAATGTGTCCCTAATTTATATGGTGAACTTGGCTACTACTGACTTTATGTATGGCCTCTCCCTGCCATTCCTAGTAGCCAGTTATATCATGCATGACAACTGGGTCTTTGGAGATTTCATGTGTCGATTGGTGCGCTTCCTGTTCTACTTCAACCTGTACTGTAGCATTTTTTTCCTCACCTGCATCTCTGTGCATCGCTACCTGGGCATCTGTCATCCCATGAGGACCATCACTCTAGAGACCAAGCGGGCTGTAAAAGGCACTTGCATTTTGGTGTGGCTTGCTGTCTTTGCGCTCACATGCCCAATTTTTCGATTTGCGCAAACAGAGCTTCTTTCCCGTCGAAAAGACAGTGGAGCAATAGAGGTACTTGAAGTGGATGGTGACACACAGAAGTCCAACATAAGTCCAAATGCTGAGATGTTCCATAACTGCTGGGATGATGCTATTGATAAAGAGTTCCAGGACTACGTTCCTTATGGAATAACCCTCCATCTCTTGGGGTTCTttgtgccatttagcatcattgCCTGGTGCTACTCACGTGTGGTTATGACTATATTTCGAACACTGCACTCCCAAACTCCTGCTAATGAACCAAGGACAAGACAAGGAAGCAAGGCAGGGGCAAGAGGAGAAGGCATGTCCATTATTCTCGGGGCTCATTCACCTTATGTAAACAGGCGTCGCAAGTCCATCAAAACCATCATAACCATTACTCTCCTCTTTGCCCTTTGCTTCTTCCCCTTTCACGTTACCCGTACTATTTTTTTGGTGTTGAAAGTAACCAGCAGGGTGCAGTGCCATACGATGCAGATGGTCTCCATTTGTTACAAAATTACTCGGCCACTAGCATCCTTCAACGCCTGGCTTAATGCTTTGCTCTATTTCCTCACCAAGGAAAAAAGTGGACCTTGTTGTAACAAACCACCACCTTCCCGACACGGGCTCCTTTGGCCTTTACGGATGCTGGGAAAAGGAGGGAACCAGGAGGAGGAAGCTGAAGAGGCAGTGaaccataaaaataatgaactCAAGGCAGAAAACAACATATTCACAGACTTACCTTGA